The following proteins are co-located in the Eleginops maclovinus isolate JMC-PN-2008 ecotype Puerto Natales chromosome 23, JC_Emac_rtc_rv5, whole genome shotgun sequence genome:
- the lonrf4 gene encoding LON peptidase N-terminal domain and RING finger protein 1, with protein MDMLECPLCLFLMCEPVTMACGHTFCRRCVGGYLPSKCPSCKERLKQREVKSMKNNVLLISIIEKCCPDETKTKCQVQEKLKSNDFTEALRIANEGLHLVPHDQSLKMDRAEANWGLMRFSDALKDLDYLCCLRPNWTEGFFRKGNVLLEMGQQTDALIQFHRCLKLQADFAPAKSQIKKVLEAEGRAVPEEVSCILQVVSEYLKGTCPITSLSGSQVPTHPDNQVCGDEGEGKGRREAHQGSKVKHDTGTECCLSLCQAVSFLPAAEEDEEMMMRREDRGESGQSREKTLSVLTVSDFECPLCIRLFFEPVTTPCGHTFCKNCIERSLDHNLRCPLCKQPLQEYFKNRKYNPTVLLQDIMTSLFPSQLAERKQVHEMEMAELSNLTKDIPIFVCTVAYPGVPCPLHIFEPRYRLMMRRCMETGTKKFGMCSYEHGKGFADNGCMLEILSLELLPDGRSFVDAVGCSRFKVLKRGQRDGYHTADIEYLEDLKVDGSELELLEGLHDSVYQQAQDWYQRLGIRIREQINRQYGNMPDKDEDIQASSNGPAWCWWLLSVLQLDPAYQTTVLSLTSLKDRLGHLRLVLEYFSQS; from the exons ATGGATATGCTGGAGTGTCCGCTCTGCCTCTTCCTGATGTGCGAGCCGGTGACCATGGCGTGCGGCCACACGTTCTGCCGGAGGTGCGTGGGGGGCTACCTGCCGTCCAAATGCCCGTCGTGCAAAGAGAGGTTAAAACAAAGAGAGGTGAAAAGCATGAAGAACAACGTCCTGCTCATCAGCATTATCGAGAAGTGCTGCCCCGACGAGACAAAGACAAAGTGCCAAGTACAGGAGAAGCTCAAATCTAACGACTTCACGGAAGCTTTACGCATCGCCAACGAAGGGTTACACTTAG TCCCACATGATCAGAGTTTGAAAATGGACCGAGCTGAAGCCAACTGGGGCCTGATGCGTTTCTCTGATGCCCTGAAAGACCTCGACTACCTCTGCTGCCTTCGCCCTAACTGGACTGAG GGCTTTTTTCGTAAAGGGAATGTACTGCTGGAAATGGGTCAGCAGACAGATGCCCTCATCCAGTTCCACCGTTGCCTAAAACTCCAAGCTGACTTTGCCCCTGCAAAGAGCCAGATCAAGAAG GTTCTGGAGGCAGAGGGGAGGGCAGTGCCAGAAGAGGTGTCCTGCATCTTGCAAGTGGTGTCCGAGTACCTGAAAGGGACCTGCCCCATTACCAGTCTCAGTGGCTCCCAGGTGCCAACTCACCCTGACAATCAGGTGTGTGGGGATGAAGGTGAgggaaaaggaaggagagaggcaCACCAG GGTTCCAAGGTGAAGCATGATACGGGTACAGAGTGCTGCCTCAGCCTCTGCCAAGCTGTCTCCTTCCTCCCTGCTGctgaggaggacgaggagatgatgatgaggagggaAGACAGAG gtGAAAGTGGTCAGAGCAGGGAGAAAACTCTGAGTGTTCTCACCGTGTCAGACTTTGAGTGCCCTCTCTGCATCAG GTTGTTTTTTGAGCCAGTCACCACTCCCTGTGGTCACACCTTCTGCAAAAACTGCATAGAGAGGAGTCTGGACCACAACCTCCGCTGTCCCCTCTGTAAACAGCCACTACAAGAG tactttaaaaacaggaagtacaacCCCACAGTTCTGCTTCAGGACATCATGACCAGCCTTTTTCCCTCGCAGTtagcagagaggaaacaggtCCATGAAATGGAGATGGCAGAACTGTCCAA TCTAACTAAGGACATCCCTATATTTGTTTGCACGGTGGCGTACCCTGGCGTGCCCTGCCCCCTGCACATCTTTGAACCTCGATATCGGCTGATGATGCGTCGCTGCATGGAGACTGGCACCAAAAAGTTTGGGATGTGCAGCTATGAGCATGGCAAGGG GTTTGCAGACAATGGCTGCATGTTGGAGATCCTCAGCCTGGAGCTGCTGCCTGATGGACGCTCCTTTGTGGACGCAGTTGGCTGCAGCAGGTTTAAGGTGCTGAAGAGAGGTCAGCGAGATGGCTACCACACCGCTGATATCGAGTACCTGGAGGACCTGAAG GTTGATGGCAGTGAGTTGGAGCTTCTAGAGGGTCTCCATGACAGTGTGTACCAGCAGGCTCAGGACTGGTACCAGCGTCTGGGCATCCGCATCCGCGAGCAGATCAACAGACAGTACGGCAACATGCCAGACAAGGATGAGGACATTCAG GCCTCTTCCAATGGTCCGGCCTGGTGCTGGTGGCTGCTGTCCGTCCTGCAGCTGGACCCTGCCTATCAAACCACTGTCCTGTCCCTGACCTCCCTCAAAGACCGCTTGGGACACCTCCGCCTTGTCCTGGAGTACTTTTCTCAGAGCTAG
- the med7 gene encoding mediator of RNA polymerase II transcription subunit 7: MGEPQQVSALPPPPMQYIKEYTDENIRKGLAPKPPPPIRDSYMMFGNQFQCDDLIIRPLESQGIERLHPMQFDHKRELKKLNMSILVNFLDLLDILIKSPGSIKREEKLEDLKLLFVHMHHLINEYRPHQARETLRVMMEVQKRQRLETAERFQKHLERVVEMIQGCLASLPDDLPQIEGLDGASDETRSVSAAPSVVCSSGQAPRLKTEPMDVDEAGASCMAAGHQDKSIPTAKRDKMWDKDAAMCSIIDEIA; the protein is encoded by the coding sequence ATGGGTGAACCACAGCAGGTTAGTGCCCTGCCACCGCCGCCTATGCAGTACATCAAAGAGTACACAGATGAAAACATCCGCAAGGGTCTGGCTCCTAAGCCACCTCCACCCATCAGAGACAGCTACATGATGTTTGGCAACCAGTTTCAGTGTGACGACCTCATCATCCGGCCACTGGAGAGCCAAGGCATCGAAAGGCTCCATCCTATGCAGTTTGACCACAAACGAGAGCTTAAAAAGCTCAACATGTCTATTCTTGTGAACTTTCTGGACCTGCTAGACATCCTCATTAAAAGCCCTGGCAGTATAAAGCgtgaggagaagctggaggacTTGAAGCTACTGTTTGTTCATATGCACCATCTGATAAATGAGTACAGGCCACATCAAGCAAGGGAGACACTGAGGGTAATGATGGAGGTGCAGAAGAGACAGAGACTGGAGACAGCCGAGAGGTTCCAGAAACATCTGGAGAGGGTGGTGGAGATGATCCAGGGGTGCCTCGCCTCTCTACCTGATGACTTACCACAGATAGAGGGCCTGGATGGTGCCAGTGATGAGACAAGGAGTGTGTCTGCTGCACCAAGTGTGGTTTGCTCCTCTGGACAGGCCCCCAGGCTGAAAACAGAACCGATGGATGTAGATGAAGCAGGGGCTAGCTGTATGGCAGCAGGTCACCAGGATAAGAGCATCCCCACTGCAAAGAGGGACAAAATGTGGGACAAGGATGCTGCCATGTGCAGTATTATTGATGAAATTGCTTAA